The genomic segment TGTGCGATAGCGTAAACATTGCCATCAACCCCTTTTAAAAAGGTTTGCAGTAAAGTGCCGCCACGTAAGCTTTTTGCTTCACCTAAACTCGATACGGTAATGTCAATATTTTGACCGGGCTTAATAAATGCTGGCATCTCTGCATGCACCGCTACCACCGCCGCATTCTTGGTTTTAGGGTTCACATTATCAGGTAAATTAATGCCAAAGTTTTTCAGCATGGTTCTGAATGTTTGTTCAGTGTATTTGGTTTTTTCACCAGTGCCTGGCAAACCAACCACAAGACCATAACCAATCAGTTGGTTACTACGTACACCTTGAACGTTGGCAATATCTTTAATTCGCTGTGCTTGAACTGGCGCAGAAAATACCGTTAATGCAACAGAGACGGTAAGGGTAATGGAGATAAATAAAGATGAAATTTTCATGGCATACTCCTTAGAAAGGCCACCATTCGCTCATAAAGAATGAGCTTAACCACCCTACTTTTTGAACATCTGCAAATGTACCCGTTCCGCTATATTGAATGCGGGCATTGGCTACTCGAGTTGACTGAACTGTATTCTCAGGAGTGATATCTTGACTTCTTACCATGCCTGTAACACGAATAAATTCATCGCCATTGTTAATCGAAATCCATTTTTCACCACGGATAACCAAGTTGCCATTACTGAGCACTTGCATCACGTTAGCTGAGATACTGCCATCAAGGCTGTTAGATTGGTCAGCATCAGCTTCACGCTTGGTGTCCATCGCATCAGAATAACGTAAATCAAGTGGTACACCTTTAATCGTCACATTGCCGCCACCAGCATAGATAGGGTCAACACTCAGATTAGAGTCTTTTTTGATTTCGTTATTGGCGCTTTTTTTAGCTTGAGTCGATTCATTTAACAGCACTGTGATAATGTCACCGACTTTATGTGCTCGTATATCTGAATATAAGCTAGACGATTGATGGTCCATGTAAATCGACCCCGTCGACACCATTTTAGTTGGTGATGCTTCTGGATACACTGGCGCATAAAATGGATCATCAGGTATAGGTTTTTGTTGCGTTGAACTACAACCGGCAATGAAAATAACGGATGCTAACGCTAGGTATTTATTCATAATCCAGTTCCTTTCAATAACAGTTATAGGTTCTGAGTCACGTAAGACATCATCTGATCAACAGCTGATATCACTTTAGAGTTCATTTCGTAAATACGCTGACTTTGAATCAGGTTTACTAGCTCTTCAGTCACATTAACGTTTGATGTTTCTAATGCCCCTTGGCGAATAGCGCCTAGGCCATCTAAAGAAGCTGTTCCCTGAATAGGCGTTCCACTTGCGCCAGTTTCGGTATACAAGTTTTGCCCTAATGGATCTAACCCTGATGGATTAATGAAATCGCTCATGGCTAACTGTCCAACAACTGTGCTTTCTGTCGCGCCAGATAATTTTACTGATACTTCACCTTCGGCAGAGACTGTAATTGAAGTTGCATCATCAGGTATGGTGATTGACGGTTGCACGACATAACCAGAACCTGGAGTCACAATCTGGCCATTTTCATCTAAGCTAAATTGACCATTTCGGGTATAAGCAGCGGTGCCATCAGGCATCTCGACCTCAAAAAATCCAGGGCCTTCAATCATTAAATCTAACGAGTTATCTGTGGTTAACATGTTACCTTGGGTGAACATTTTTTGAGTTGCCACGACCTTAGTACCGGCACCAATGTTCAAACCATTCGGCAGCTTAGTATTATCAGCACTTATACCACCAGCTTGATTGACTGTTTGATATAGCAAGTCTTCGAATACTGCACGGCTTTTTTTGTAACCTACGGTGCTCGCATTCGCCACGTTATTAGAAATAACTGCAATATCGGTTTGTTGGGCATCTAAGCCTGTTTTACTGATCCATAAAGCGGGATGCATAATTATTACTCCTAACTAACTCTCATTAAGGATGATGAAGCACGGTCTAGCTCTTCGGCATTTTTCATCATCTTCACTTGCATTTCGTATTGACGCTGGATATCAATTAACGCCACCATTTCTGAAACAGCGTTAACATTACTGCCTTCAACAGCCCCTGTTTCGATATTCACATTAGGATCGTTCGGCGCATTTAAGCCCGAAGTCAGCCTAAATAACCCATCTTCACCACGCATCATTTCTTCATTTGATGGATTAACTAATTTAATTCGTGCCACTTCTTCAACCACATCCGCAGTTGCACCCTGAGGTCTTACAGAAATAATGCCATCAGGCGAGATTTGAACTTTGTCGATTGGTAGCGGCAAAACTATCGGTCCAGCCTCTCCCATAACAGGGTTGCCTCGACCATTAGTTAATAAGCCTGTACTGTCAAAACTTAGACTACCGGAGCGGGTATACGCTTCGCCGCCATCAGCACCCTGCACTGCAATCCAACCTTTATCTTTAATCGCAATGTCTAAATCACGACCCGTAGTTTTAATTGGGCCTGAACTAAAATTTTGCCCAGGGCTTTCAGTCATAGAAAAGACACGTGTCGGTAAGCCTTCCCCAAACGCTTGCATAGAGCGAGCTTGAGCCAAATCAGCTTTAAAACCATCGGTATTCGCATTGGCTAAATTATTGGCACGAACAGCCAAAGCATTCATATTTTGCTTTGCCCCACTCATGGCAACATACAGTAATTTGTCCATCTGCCGCTCCGTCAAACTTTTTACATAACTAAAGATATAACTAGAACTAGCAATGAGTGTGCCAATATATAAATTGTGAATAGAGAATGGCTAACTAAATGAAATGTATTTGAAAAGCAGGAAGTGAAAAGAAAAACAATAAGAGGCAAAAAATGAAAAGGCAAAGAGTTGCCGTTGCGGCAACTCTTTGTCAAAACAAGTCAAACTTATCGAATTTGAAGAATCGACTGATTTAACGTGTTATTCACTTCAAGTGTACGAGAGTTCGCTTGGAAGTTACGTTGTGCAGAAATCAAATCCACTAACTCAGTGGTCAAATCGACGTTAGATTGTTCAAGCGCCGATGAACGAATACTACCAAAGGTACCACTATTTGCTTCACCTGCTAGCGCTGGACCAGAATCCAAGCTGGCTTTCCAAGAAGTATTACCCACTTGAGTTAAACCTTGCTCGTTAGCAAAACGAACCAAAGCAACTCGAGCTAATGGTTCAGTCGAACCGTTACTGTAACTTGCTGTCACTAAGCCATCTTCGCCAATACCTACGTTAGTCAAACGACCGACGGTGGTACCATCTTGAGTTAACTCAGTCACTTCAAATGGAGATGCATATTGAGTTGGATTATTAAATCCAACGGTAACTTTTTGACTACCATCAGCGCCAGGGCCTAATACGTTAGCACCATTAACACCCAGCTCAACCGTTTCAACTACCGCAGGATCTGAGCCTGTATATGCGCCCGCATCATTGAACTTTAATACCGAGCCTTTCCAGCCCGATGCATTTTCAGCAAATCTTGTCGTATCAGCAACACCGTCACCAGTCGTATCAGCGCCGTATGAACCACCATTTGCTTGGTCAAGGTCAACTTGTTTGCCATCTACAGCATAGAATGCAACCCAATTACTTTCACCGGTATAAGCCCCTTCTGTCGGCTTAACAAAATAGGTGGTCATAATGTGCGATTCACCAAGTGAGTCATAAATCGTCACTGAAGTCGATTTATTAAACGTGTCAGGATCGTTGGGATCAAAGTTAGCAGGATCTAATGGCGTTTCACCCACATCAAGGTTCATCTGTAGGCCAATATTCTCAGTTTTCACTGGGCTACCTGCCGTATCAGGGATCTTAATTGGTTGAGTCGTCGTTAAACTAACCGAGGTAGAGTTACCGTCAGCATCAACAGGGAACCCTTGTAAATAGTTACCAGCAGAATCAGTCATGTAACTTTCTGAGTTAACTTTAAATGCGCCAGCACGAGTGAATGCGTGATCTTGAACTCCCACACCTGATGATGTCACAAAGAAACCACCGCCACTTATCGCCATATCTAAAGAGTTACTAGTAAACTGTAAACTACCTTGCTGAAATTGCTGTGCAACCTGTGTCGTTGTCGCACCGCCACCGACAGCAGTTTTGCTGTTAGAGAAAATTGAATTAGCATATACGTCAGCAAACTCGGCACGAGATTCTTTAAAGCCTACGGTGTTAACGTTAGCAATGTTATTCGCAGTGGTATTGAGATCTTTTTGAGCTGCAGAAATACCACTCAAAGCAATGTTAAACGACATAATTCACCCCTTTCCTACTCATTCTGTTTGTTTTACTGACTGCCACAGCTGCCAGCTTTAAATTTGATAAGCTAATTAACTTTCAGTGACAGCTAAGACATCTGACAACTGAATACCACCAATACCACGTAGGTTTAATATTGCTCCTGTTGTGGTGTTACCCAGTGACACGCTCGTCACATGCGCATAGGTCGATACTGCTAAATCTTCTGATTTTCCATCAATTTTGCCGTTCGCTTTTATCGCGTAATTGCCTTCAGGAGCTGGGTCGCCATTTTTATCTAGCCCATCCCATGACACATCAATGTTACCGCCAGCAGAGCCGTCAACTTCAAAGGTTTTAATGACTTGGCCACTTTCGTCTTCAATACTGACTGTTATCGTATCGATAGAAGTTGGTGTACTAATCACGCCATTGACTTCTGGACTATCTGACGATATGTGCCCCGTATCAGACGGAATTAACACTTTACGGCCTACTAAACTTGAAGCCTGCAACGCCTGACTCGAACTCGTTAAGTTATTTAAGTTGAGAATTTCTTCATTCAACTTGGCAATACCGTCAACGGTTGAGAATGATGCCATTTGCGAAATCATTTGATCGTTTTCAACAGGCTTAAACGGATCTTGCATTGATAACTGTTGACTCAATAAAGCAAAGAAATCTGATTGAGTCAGCTCCTGGCTATTAGGTTCAGGTGTTTCTGGCTCTCCTTGTAAGGCCACACTGTCTAAAAATGCATTCCCTGTACTGGCTGTTTCTTGTGTATTGGATGCAATACCAGTACTACTAGCAGATTGAGTCTGTGGTAAAGACTGACTGCTGTAAGGATTAATGAGGCTCATCTTTTACCCCCCACAAAATTCATATTACTTACCCATACGAAGTGTTTGTTGCAGCATTGATTTTGCCGCATCAGCCACTTGGACATTCATTTGATAAGAACGAGATGCTGAAATCATATCCGCCATCTCTTCCATCACATTGACATTCGGTTTGTAAATAAAGCCGTCACCATCAGCCATAGGATGATCAGGAGAAAACTCCTTTAATAACGGTTTATCACTTTCAACAATGCCCTTAACACTGACACTGTGAGAACTATTTTGCTCATGGCTTGCTTTGGCCATTTCAGCTTCAAAAATCGGATGACGAGCCTTATAAGTTTGATCAACACTACTGGAAACTGAATCAGCATTGGCAATGTTACTGGCGGTAGTATTAAGTCGCACTGATTGTGCTGACATACCAGAACCCGACACATTAAAAATATTAAATAGACTCATGATTAATCACCTCTAATAGCTTTACGCATGCCTGAGAACTTGCTTTCAAGAAAGCCCAGTGACATTTGATATTCCAAGGAGTTCTGCATAAAGGCCGCTTGTTCTTGTTGAGAATCAACGGTGTTGCCATCACCTGTATCTGGTTGATTAGGCACTCTAAACTTTACATTTTCCTGGCTTAACGCTTTCAAGTCGAAATGTTTGTCAGTTGTTTGACTCATCTGTAATCCACTTTGCTTAGCGCGTGCGCTGTTCATTGCTGCAGCAAAGTCGACATCTCGAGCTTTATAACCTGGCGTATTAGCATTGGCGATGTTGCTGGATAGCACTTCAGCCCGTTGTGCACGTATGCCCAAAGAGTATTGATGTATACCTAAACCATTTTCAAAATTAATCGCCATAAAATTGCCTCCGCCAGCTAACTGACAGAATTAAAGCAAAGCTTATGCCAAAAAAATTAGATTATTAGAAATGAAATGATAAAAATGAAAATGCCAACGAACGCTGGCATTAATAAATAAAAATATTCAACTATTACAACTAATTATAGCTAACTCTTCTTCTGGTAATATATACCAGGGTTGCACCTAACCATATTGAACTCGTCCGTTAATCCCGAGATAGACTCTGACGCCCCTAAAAACAAAATACCGTTAGGGTTTAAAGCGGCAGCAAATTGCCGCAATATTTTTGCTTTTGCCTCTGGGGCAAAATAAATCAGAACATTACGGCAAAAAATAATATCAAACTTTCCTAAAAGGCTATAACTTTCAAGAAGATTGTGTGCCCTAAAGTTTACCAAACGCTTCACATTATCTTTTACTTTCATGTTACCGGAAGGCAAAGGATCAAAAAATTGGCGCTTACGCTCAGGTGATAACCCTCTAGCTAGGGCTAAACTATCGTATTCAGCATTTTTACAACGCTCAAGCATTGACGGAGATAAATCTGTCGCTTGAATGGTTGCATTACCAGGTAATGCGCCTGGTTTACGTTGCTGGTATTCCAAAATCGTCATCGCGAGTGAATAAGGCTCTTGCCCTGAAGAACAAGCAGCAGACCAAATTTTTAACGGTCTTCCTAAGCGACTGTATTCAGGTAATAACGCATTATTGAGCAACTCGAACGGATATTTGTCCCTAAACCACAAGGTCTCATTCGTTGTCATTGCATCAATGACTTCCGCCCTTAAATGCCTTTCCGTTGGCTTCATCGACCTTTTAACCACTTCTGATAATGACGGCAAATCATATTTACCCATCAAAGGAGCTAATCGGCTTCTTACTAAATATTGCTTGTTGTCACCTAATACAATGCCGCTGTGCTGTTCTAAAAAGAGCTTAAACTGATTATATTCTGCTTCAGCGAGTGATTTATTCGTCACATTTACATCCTATTATAAGAAATGACACTAGCGTCACTTCAGAGTGAACAGGTTACTTTTATTAACTTATCACGACTATCGACAAGCACAACGTATTGCTCACAATAACTGTCTGACTATCTATTTAATCATAGTCAGACTTATCAATATTGCTTATAAAATTAGGTGTTTATTTACAGCAGATGCTAATTCATCTGGATTAAACTTGGCGATAAAGTCATTGGCACCCACTTTCTCAACCATTGCTTGGTTAAATACACCACTAAGAGATGTATGAAGTACCACTTTAATGTCTTTCAACTTAGGATCGTCTCTAATTTCAGCCGTTAAGGTGTAACCATCCATTTCTGGCATTTCGATATCCGAAATAATCAAAGGAATTTCGTCAGCAACATTATCCATCTCAGTCGCAATCGCTTTAAGCTTTTCTAGCGCATCTTTACCATCAATGGCGGTATCAATTTGCAAATTAAGCGACTCAAGCGAACGAATAATTTGTTTACGCGCCACTGCAGAATCATCAATGACCATGATGTGATAATGCTGGTCACGATCAATGGTTAACGCTTCATTAGCTTCTTCACTGATTTCAGTCTTAACAGGTGATATCTCGTCTAAGATTTTTTCAACATCTAAAATCTCAACCAATTCACCTTCGATTTCAGTTACCGCAGTTAAATAAGAGTTACGCCCAGCCCCTTGTGGTGGTGGCATAATCGATTCCCAGTTCATATTGATAATACGTTCAACTGAACTGACTAGGAACCCTTGAATGCTTCGGTTGTATTCAGCAATGATAATAAAACAATTCTCTGTCGATGTAAGAGGACGCCCACCTGTTGCAGCACTCAAATCAATCACAGAGATGGTTGAACCACGGATATGGGCAATACCTTTAATCAGCGGACTCAAACGAGGTAATGTCGTTAACGGAGGACATTGCAGCACCTCTTTTACTTTAAATACGTTAATGCCAAAACGCTGACGTCCATTCAACTTAAATAGTAACAACTCTAATCTGTTTTGACCTACAAGCTGCGTACGTTTATTAACTGACTCAAGAATACTCGACATAACCCTGCCTTGTTTTATTTATACTGCCCCTAAGGACTTTATTACTTATGACTTAAAGCGACCATAAGCCATATTTGTCAAATTGTAGCATACGCTGCAATTATTTATGTCGCGATGACTATCGCATTTAGGTAATAGGCATACTTATTGCTTAT from the Shewanella japonica genome contains:
- the flgH gene encoding flagellar basal body L-ring protein FlgH — encoded protein: MNKYLALASVIFIAGCSSTQQKPIPDDPFYAPVYPEASPTKMVSTGSIYMDHQSSSLYSDIRAHKVGDIITVLLNESTQAKKSANNEIKKDSNLSVDPIYAGGGNVTIKGVPLDLRYSDAMDTKREADADQSNSLDGSISANVMQVLSNGNLVIRGEKWISINNGDEFIRVTGMVRSQDITPENTVQSTRVANARIQYSGTGTFADVQKVGWLSSFFMSEWWPF
- the flgG gene encoding flagellar basal-body rod protein FlgG, yielding MHPALWISKTGLDAQQTDIAVISNNVANASTVGYKKSRAVFEDLLYQTVNQAGGISADNTKLPNGLNIGAGTKVVATQKMFTQGNMLTTDNSLDLMIEGPGFFEVEMPDGTAAYTRNGQFSLDENGQIVTPGSGYVVQPSITIPDDATSITVSAEGEVSVKLSGATESTVVGQLAMSDFINPSGLDPLGQNLYTETGASGTPIQGTASLDGLGAIRQGALETSNVNVTEELVNLIQSQRIYEMNSKVISAVDQMMSYVTQNL
- the flgF gene encoding flagellar basal-body rod protein FlgF, which codes for MDKLLYVAMSGAKQNMNALAVRANNLANANTDGFKADLAQARSMQAFGEGLPTRVFSMTESPGQNFSSGPIKTTGRDLDIAIKDKGWIAVQGADGGEAYTRSGSLSFDSTGLLTNGRGNPVMGEAGPIVLPLPIDKVQISPDGIISVRPQGATADVVEEVARIKLVNPSNEEMMRGEDGLFRLTSGLNAPNDPNVNIETGAVEGSNVNAVSEMVALIDIQRQYEMQVKMMKNAEELDRASSSLMRVS
- the flgE gene encoding flagellar hook protein FlgE → MSFNIALSGISAAQKDLNTTANNIANVNTVGFKESRAEFADVYANSIFSNSKTAVGGGATTTQVAQQFQQGSLQFTSNSLDMAISGGGFFVTSSGVGVQDHAFTRAGAFKVNSESYMTDSAGNYLQGFPVDADGNSTSVSLTTTQPIKIPDTAGSPVKTENIGLQMNLDVGETPLDPANFDPNDPDTFNKSTSVTIYDSLGESHIMTTYFVKPTEGAYTGESNWVAFYAVDGKQVDLDQANGGSYGADTTGDGVADTTRFAENASGWKGSVLKFNDAGAYTGSDPAVVETVELGVNGANVLGPGADGSQKVTVGFNNPTQYASPFEVTELTQDGTTVGRLTNVGIGEDGLVTASYSNGSTEPLARVALVRFANEQGLTQVGNTSWKASLDSGPALAGEANSGTFGSIRSSALEQSNVDLTTELVDLISAQRNFQANSRTLEVNNTLNQSILQIR
- the flgD gene encoding flagellar hook assembly protein FlgD, with product MSLINPYSSQSLPQTQSASSTGIASNTQETASTGNAFLDSVALQGEPETPEPNSQELTQSDFFALLSQQLSMQDPFKPVENDQMISQMASFSTVDGIAKLNEEILNLNNLTSSSQALQASSLVGRKVLIPSDTGHISSDSPEVNGVISTPTSIDTITVSIEDESGQVIKTFEVDGSAGGNIDVSWDGLDKNGDPAPEGNYAIKANGKIDGKSEDLAVSTYAHVTSVSLGNTTTGAILNLRGIGGIQLSDVLAVTES
- the flgC gene encoding flagellar basal body rod protein FlgC — its product is MSLFNIFNVSGSGMSAQSVRLNTTASNIANADSVSSSVDQTYKARHPIFEAEMAKASHEQNSSHSVSVKGIVESDKPLLKEFSPDHPMADGDGFIYKPNVNVMEEMADMISASRSYQMNVQVADAAKSMLQQTLRMGK
- the flgB gene encoding flagellar basal body rod protein FlgB gives rise to the protein MAINFENGLGIHQYSLGIRAQRAEVLSSNIANANTPGYKARDVDFAAAMNSARAKQSGLQMSQTTDKHFDLKALSQENVKFRVPNQPDTGDGNTVDSQQEQAAFMQNSLEYQMSLGFLESKFSGMRKAIRGD
- a CDS encoding CheR family methyltransferase, producing MTNKSLAEAEYNQFKLFLEQHSGIVLGDNKQYLVRSRLAPLMGKYDLPSLSEVVKRSMKPTERHLRAEVIDAMTTNETLWFRDKYPFELLNNALLPEYSRLGRPLKIWSAACSSGQEPYSLAMTILEYQQRKPGALPGNATIQATDLSPSMLERCKNAEYDSLALARGLSPERKRQFFDPLPSGNMKVKDNVKRLVNFRAHNLLESYSLLGKFDIIFCRNVLIYFAPEAKAKILRQFAAALNPNGILFLGASESISGLTDEFNMVRCNPGIYYQKKS
- a CDS encoding chemotaxis protein CheV, translating into MSSILESVNKRTQLVGQNRLELLLFKLNGRQRFGINVFKVKEVLQCPPLTTLPRLSPLIKGIAHIRGSTISVIDLSAATGGRPLTSTENCFIIIAEYNRSIQGFLVSSVERIINMNWESIMPPPQGAGRNSYLTAVTEIEGELVEILDVEKILDEISPVKTEISEEANEALTIDRDQHYHIMVIDDSAVARKQIIRSLESLNLQIDTAIDGKDALEKLKAIATEMDNVADEIPLIISDIEMPEMDGYTLTAEIRDDPKLKDIKVVLHTSLSGVFNQAMVEKVGANDFIAKFNPDELASAVNKHLIL